The Polyangiaceae bacterium genome includes a region encoding these proteins:
- a CDS encoding archaemetzincin family Zn-dependent metalloprotease, whose translation MKELSLVHFDLPDSRELLPWLGLRLERAFALRVRMLPDVCDAKACYVEARRQYDARKVLANLAEHATTDFVLGVTGSDLFMPVFTFVLGEAYLGGRAAVISTFRLDDQRYGLARNPELLATRLLKEAVHELGHCHGLVHCHDSKCVMYAAGGVEEVDLKSAELCFACRNRLPK comes from the coding sequence GTGAAGGAGCTGTCGCTGGTGCACTTCGATCTACCCGACAGCCGTGAGCTCTTGCCCTGGCTCGGCTTGCGTCTGGAGCGAGCCTTCGCGCTGCGGGTGAGGATGCTACCAGACGTGTGCGACGCCAAGGCGTGCTACGTGGAAGCTCGGCGGCAGTACGACGCGCGCAAGGTTCTTGCCAACTTGGCGGAGCACGCGACCACGGACTTCGTCCTGGGCGTCACGGGCTCGGACCTTTTCATGCCTGTGTTCACCTTCGTGCTGGGCGAAGCCTACTTGGGCGGCCGGGCTGCGGTGATCTCCACCTTTCGCCTGGACGATCAGCGGTATGGCCTGGCAAGGAACCCCGAGCTTCTCGCCACGCGGTTGCTCAAGGAAGCCGTGCACGAGCTCGGCCATTGCCACGGGCTGGTGCACTGCCACGACTCCAAGTGCGTGATGTACGCCGCAGGAGGCGTGGAAGAGGTGGACCTGAAGAGCGCCGAGCTGTGTTTCGCTTGCCGAAACAGGCTCCCCAAATAG
- a CDS encoding cytochrome c3 family protein has product MAKALRTSPCEWALVLLAVVATGCGSPAEGAPATQSKSRIVTEVDWENDVTLESLKQSVHAKLDCADCHTPREGASPEETYKGVVQCRGCHEKSEAVYDESVHGKSRLAGKDGAARCQDCHGAHNVFPAKDSRSLVNKRRLPNTCARCHDNPIFADKMGPEADPRAARHYAESIHGAKLLEKGTVVAPSCVDCHGGHDIAAIKDPKSKVSAANIVGTCGDCHEGIVQKFSKSVHGKALAKGDADAPVCTSCHTAHNIDSANVSFKLASDQRCGKCHQERFQQHLGTYHGRAHVLGGAEVAACFNCHGSHEILSQKDPASMVSPEHKLETCRTCHADAPPKFASFMAHGDSNDRKNYAALYWTARPFQGLLWGAVALFALHTLAWSLRSGIAFLASPRMYLAERRRRRQLRAAAHPQRFRFVDRFCHVLLLVSFVILVCTGMPLKFHAMTWAQWFFGLLGGADVARALHKLGAGMTLAYVVIHLASLIGPVWRERASFAGASGRFSFRKLLAYVFRPDSPMLGPSDFRAMWKHLRWFLGRGPEPTFGRFGYWEKLDYFAVAIGIAVIGATGLLTWMPEVFTTVLPGWFVNVAQGVHSGEALIAAAFLVIVHLFHVLPGKRSEVTRHAKKSAASTRLPAMLSH; this is encoded by the coding sequence ATGGCAAAGGCACTTCGTACCAGCCCGTGTGAATGGGCCCTGGTGCTCTTGGCCGTGGTCGCGACCGGCTGCGGGAGCCCTGCTGAAGGGGCTCCCGCGACCCAGAGCAAGTCGCGCATCGTGACCGAGGTGGACTGGGAGAACGACGTAACCCTGGAAAGCCTGAAACAGTCGGTGCACGCCAAGCTGGATTGCGCAGACTGCCACACGCCCCGTGAGGGTGCTTCGCCCGAGGAGACGTACAAGGGCGTGGTGCAGTGCCGAGGCTGCCACGAAAAGTCCGAGGCGGTGTACGACGAGAGCGTCCACGGGAAATCGCGCTTGGCCGGCAAGGACGGCGCGGCGCGTTGCCAGGACTGCCACGGAGCGCACAACGTGTTCCCGGCCAAGGACTCGCGGTCCCTGGTCAACAAGCGGCGACTCCCGAACACCTGCGCTCGCTGCCACGACAACCCCATCTTCGCGGACAAGATGGGCCCCGAGGCGGACCCCAGGGCCGCGCGGCACTACGCCGAGAGCATTCACGGCGCGAAGCTGTTGGAGAAGGGCACGGTGGTCGCGCCTTCTTGTGTGGACTGCCATGGTGGGCACGACATCGCGGCGATCAAGGACCCGAAGTCGAAGGTCAGCGCTGCCAACATCGTGGGCACCTGTGGTGATTGCCACGAAGGCATCGTGCAGAAGTTCTCCAAGAGCGTGCACGGCAAGGCGCTGGCGAAAGGCGACGCCGACGCCCCGGTGTGCACCAGCTGTCACACCGCGCACAACATCGACTCCGCCAACGTCTCGTTCAAGCTGGCCAGCGACCAGCGTTGCGGCAAGTGCCACCAGGAGCGCTTCCAGCAGCACCTCGGGACCTACCACGGCCGCGCCCACGTGTTGGGCGGAGCCGAGGTGGCGGCCTGCTTCAATTGCCACGGCAGCCACGAGATCCTGTCGCAGAAGGATCCCGCGTCCATGGTGAGCCCCGAGCACAAGCTCGAGACCTGTCGCACCTGCCACGCCGACGCGCCGCCGAAGTTCGCGAGCTTCATGGCTCACGGTGACTCGAACGATCGGAAGAACTACGCGGCCTTGTACTGGACCGCGCGTCCGTTCCAAGGGCTCCTGTGGGGCGCCGTGGCGTTGTTTGCCCTGCACACCTTGGCCTGGAGCCTACGGTCGGGCATCGCGTTCCTCGCGTCGCCCAGGATGTACCTGGCGGAGCGCCGCCGCCGCCGGCAGCTGCGGGCGGCAGCGCACCCACAGCGCTTCCGCTTCGTGGATCGCTTCTGCCACGTGTTGCTCCTGGTGAGCTTCGTGATCCTGGTTTGCACGGGCATGCCTCTGAAGTTCCACGCAATGACCTGGGCCCAATGGTTCTTCGGTCTGCTGGGTGGAGCCGACGTGGCACGGGCTCTACACAAGCTGGGCGCCGGCATGACGCTGGCCTACGTGGTGATCCACCTCGCCAGCCTGATCGGTCCGGTGTGGCGCGAACGCGCGTCCTTCGCCGGGGCGAGCGGCCGCTTCTCCTTCCGGAAGCTCTTGGCCTACGTGTTCCGACCGGACTCCCCCATGCTCGGCCCTTCGGACTTCCGCGCGATGTGGAAGCACCTGCGCTGGTTCTTGGGTCGCGGTCCGGAGCCCACCTTCGGTCGCTTTGGCTACTGGGAGAAGCTCGACTACTTCGCAGTGGCGATCGGGATCGCAGTGATCGGCGCTACGGGACTCCTGACCTGGATGCCGGAGGTGTTCACCACCGTGCTGCCCGGTTGGTTCGTGAACGTGGCGCAGGGCGTGCACAGCGGTGAAGCCCTGATCGCGGCAGCGTTCCTGGTCATCGTGCACCTGTTCCACGTCCTACCCGGGAAAAGGAGCGAGGTGACCCGGCACGCCAAGAAGTCGGCGGCCAGTACGCGCCTTCCAGCGATGCTGAGCCACTGA
- a CDS encoding cytochrome b/b6 domain-containing protein produces the protein MTRSIPILLAMVLVSGVAQAASPDNAECLTCHDAKKRGVTGKAAVDMGAYGKSVHADVACVECHTDAKGDSCKKGLAKATCGGCHEKEQKQFAISAHGAAKTKGGAAAVSCSNCHGTHDTLKKTNPKSSVYPKNQPATCAECHEKKDGKKSGFHLDTYLQSAHWQGVAKDGLVVSATCVSCHGNHDMRGKADAKSTISRANVPNTCGKCHEGITEKYFTGVHGQALKRGSSDTPICTDCHGDHGIRDHEDPKSSVFATTVSKMTCPQCHKAEYINRKYGLPTGQVESYEKTFHGLADQFGDATVANCASCHGAHQILPPSDPRSSVNAANLPETCGKCHPGAGPNFAKGSAHEPAAKAAIGATAVNWVRWVYIGIIAVSLSGMFLHNALDYYATLRERYRANKGKKRYQRFTVGERIQHLVLVLTFGVLVFTGFALKYPDAFWVKPILNSQFGFLARGYAHRVAAVAFMVASLYHVYYLIVTSRGRSQLKAMIPGKKDAADAWHQIKYYLGLAEKPAFFERFTYAEKFEYLALIWGSIVMIVTGLILWFEEGALGWLPKWGWDIADIIHLYEAWLASMSILIWHLYHVAFKPSGHGVSMVMATGDMTEEEMKHEHPAELETLKASDAEQSEQDSEAHHGKGTSYQPV, from the coding sequence GTGACCCGCTCAATTCCGATTCTACTGGCGATGGTACTGGTATCCGGCGTTGCGCAAGCAGCGTCGCCTGACAACGCGGAGTGTCTCACCTGTCACGACGCGAAGAAACGAGGGGTCACGGGCAAGGCTGCCGTCGACATGGGGGCGTACGGGAAATCCGTACACGCCGACGTGGCCTGCGTGGAATGCCACACGGACGCCAAGGGCGACTCCTGCAAGAAGGGGCTGGCCAAGGCGACGTGTGGCGGCTGCCACGAGAAGGAACAGAAGCAGTTCGCGATCAGCGCCCACGGCGCCGCCAAGACCAAGGGCGGCGCCGCGGCCGTTTCCTGCTCGAACTGCCACGGCACGCACGACACGCTGAAGAAGACGAACCCGAAGAGCTCGGTCTATCCCAAGAATCAGCCTGCGACGTGCGCCGAGTGCCACGAGAAGAAGGACGGAAAGAAGTCCGGGTTCCACCTCGATACGTACCTGCAGAGCGCTCACTGGCAGGGCGTGGCGAAGGACGGCCTGGTGGTCTCCGCAACCTGCGTGAGCTGCCACGGCAACCACGACATGCGTGGCAAGGCGGACGCGAAGTCCACCATCAGTCGCGCGAACGTTCCGAATACCTGTGGCAAGTGCCACGAAGGCATCACCGAGAAGTACTTCACCGGCGTACACGGGCAAGCGCTCAAGCGCGGTAGCTCGGACACGCCCATCTGCACGGACTGCCACGGCGACCACGGCATTCGTGACCACGAGGACCCGAAGTCCAGTGTGTTTGCGACCACCGTGAGCAAGATGACGTGCCCGCAGTGCCACAAGGCGGAGTACATCAACCGCAAGTACGGGCTGCCCACCGGACAGGTGGAGAGCTACGAAAAGACGTTCCATGGCCTGGCGGACCAGTTCGGTGACGCCACCGTCGCCAACTGCGCGAGCTGTCACGGCGCGCACCAGATCCTGCCGCCTTCGGACCCGCGCAGCAGCGTGAACGCGGCGAATCTGCCGGAGACCTGCGGCAAGTGCCATCCCGGCGCGGGCCCGAACTTCGCCAAGGGCAGCGCGCACGAGCCGGCCGCCAAGGCCGCCATTGGCGCGACCGCGGTGAACTGGGTGCGTTGGGTCTACATCGGCATCATCGCCGTGAGCCTATCTGGCATGTTCTTGCACAATGCCCTCGACTACTACGCCACCCTGCGTGAGCGCTATCGCGCGAACAAGGGCAAGAAGCGCTACCAGCGCTTCACCGTGGGCGAGCGCATTCAGCACCTTGTGCTGGTGTTGACCTTCGGCGTGCTGGTGTTCACGGGCTTTGCGCTCAAGTACCCGGATGCCTTCTGGGTGAAGCCTATACTGAACTCTCAGTTCGGGTTCTTGGCTCGAGGCTACGCGCACCGCGTGGCGGCGGTGGCCTTCATGGTCGCGTCGCTCTACCACGTGTACTACCTGATCGTGACGAGCCGCGGGCGGAGTCAGCTCAAGGCGATGATTCCGGGCAAGAAGGACGCAGCCGATGCCTGGCACCAGATCAAGTACTACCTGGGCCTGGCAGAGAAGCCCGCGTTCTTCGAGCGCTTCACCTACGCCGAGAAGTTCGAATACCTGGCGCTGATCTGGGGCTCGATCGTGATGATCGTGACCGGGCTCATCTTGTGGTTCGAGGAAGGCGCCTTGGGATGGCTGCCCAAGTGGGGTTGGGACATCGCCGACATCATCCACCTATACGAGGCGTGGCTGGCGTCGATGTCGATCCTGATCTGGCACCTCTATCACGTGGCCTTCAAGCCCAGCGGCCACGGCGTCAGCATGGTCATGGCCACCGGCGACATGACCGAAGAAGAGATGAAGCACGAGCATCCGGCAGAGCTCGAGACGCTGAAGGCGAGCGACGCCGAGCAGTCCGAACAAGATAGCGAGGCCCACCATGGCAAAGGCACTTCGTACCAGCCCGTGTGA